The proteins below are encoded in one region of Telopea speciosissima isolate NSW1024214 ecotype Mountain lineage chromosome 10, Tspe_v1, whole genome shotgun sequence:
- the LOC122641956 gene encoding adenylyl-sulfate kinase 3-like, with amino-acid sequence MSTLGNPANIFWHECPVGKLERQKLLQQKGCVVWITGLSGSGKSTLACSVSRELHNRGKLSYILDGDNLRHGLNKDLGFKSEDRAENIRRVGEVAKLLADAGLICMASLISPYRRDRDACRALLPDENFFEVFMNIPLEVCEERDPKGLYKLAREGKIKGFTGIDDPYEPPLNCEIEIQQSDGVCPTPPIMAGQVVTYLEDKGFLH; translated from the exons ATGTCTACGTTGGGCAACCCGGCAAACATCTTTTGGCATGAATGTCCAGTAGGGAAACTTGAAAGGCAAAAGCTACTGCAGCAAAAGGGATGTGTTGTATGGATCACAGGTCTCAGTGGGTCAG GGAAAAGCACATTGGCATGCTCAGTAAGCAGAGAATTGCACAACAGAGGAAAGCTTTCCTACATCCTTGATGGAGACAACCTTAGGCATGGACTGAACAAAGACCTTGGTTTTAAATCAGAGGATCGTGCAGAAAACATACGCAGGGTTG GGGAAGTAGCAAAGCTTTTGGCAGATGCCGGTTTAATCTGTATGGCTAGTCTGATATCTCCATACAGAAGGGACCGAGATGCTTGTCGTGCCCTTTTGCCAGATGAAAATTTTTTTGAG GTTTTCATGAACATCCCTCTGGAAGTTTGTGAGGAAAGGGATCCAAAAGGACTTTACAAACTTGCACGTGAAGGGAAGATCAAAG GTTTTACAGGTATAGATGATCCATATGAACCACCCTTGAATTGCGAG ATAGAGATACAACAGAGTGATGGGGTTTGCCCTACTCCACCCATTATGGCAGGACAAGTCGTGACCTACTTGGAGGACAAAGGCTTTCTTCATTGA